The following coding sequences are from one Diospyros lotus cultivar Yz01 chromosome 7, ASM1463336v1, whole genome shotgun sequence window:
- the LOC127806909 gene encoding uncharacterized protein LOC127806909 isoform X4: MDNITIFGQVQFLQERNVNVVIRDERDLNAIRIREAKAKEKEKAISSGKGKKKVHHVAHNDNVLSKAALAQRARREREKIQKSCSAYQLGQRLRREREKSNECINPRQSSLTPIRRDRTRLEWETITEDSYSAEKRIMVTHHSTHSFSIPITSLAPQRNRSTPINQFL; encoded by the exons ATGGACAATATcactatttttggtcaa gttcaatttcttcaagaaaGAAACGTTAATGTTGTTATTCGCGATGAGCGTGACCTTAATGCTATTCGCATTCGTGAG gcaaaggcaaaggaaaaagaaaaggctatcTCTTCtggcaaaggaaagaaaaaagtacaTCATGTG GCACACAATGATAATGTGTTATCAAAAGCTGCATTGGCCCAGCGTGCACGACGAGAAcgtgaaaaaattcaaaagtcaTGTTCTGCATATCAATTGGGACAACGCTTGCGACGAGAACgagaaaaatcaaatgaatgtattaacccAAGACAATCTTCTTTAACACCAATTCGTCGTGATCGCACTCGCCTGGAGTGGGAAACAATAACTGAAGATTCTTATTCGGCAGAAAAACGAATAATGGTTACCCATCATTCTACACATTCGTTTTCTATACCAATCACATCTTTGGCTCCGCAAAGAAATCG GTCTACTCCTATAAATCAATTTCTTTAA
- the LOC127806909 gene encoding uncharacterized protein LOC127806909 isoform X2, with translation MDNITIFGQVQFLQERNVNVVIRDERDLNAIRIREAKAKEKEKAISSGKGKKKVHHVAHNDNVLSKAALAQRARREREKIQKSCSAYQLGQRLRREREKSNECINPRQSSLTPIRRDRTRLEWETITEDSYSAEKRIMVTHHSTHSFSIPITSLAPQRNRIGWKNIWSLKGEIQLSCFDGDVIRLLCMFLIGDTYKLIRRFFGK, from the exons ATGGACAATATcactatttttggtcaa gttcaatttcttcaagaaaGAAACGTTAATGTTGTTATTCGCGATGAGCGTGACCTTAATGCTATTCGCATTCGTGAG gcaaaggcaaaggaaaaagaaaaggctatcTCTTCtggcaaaggaaagaaaaaagtacaTCATGTG GCACACAATGATAATGTGTTATCAAAAGCTGCATTGGCCCAGCGTGCACGACGAGAAcgtgaaaaaattcaaaagtcaTGTTCTGCATATCAATTGGGACAACGCTTGCGACGAGAACgagaaaaatcaaatgaatgtattaacccAAGACAATCTTCTTTAACACCAATTCGTCGTGATCGCACTCGCCTGGAGTGGGAAACAATAACTGAAGATTCTTATTCGGCAGAAAAACGAATAATGGTTACCCATCATTCTACACATTCGTTTTCTATACCAATCACATCTTTGGCTCCGCAAAGAAATCG GATTGGATGGAAAAATATATGGAGCTTAAAAGGAGAAATACAACTGTCTTGCTTCGATGGGGATGTAATAAg ATTATTGTGCATGTTCCTCATTGGGGATACATACAAGTTGATACGAAGATTTTTTGGAAAGTAA
- the LOC127806909 gene encoding uncharacterized protein LOC127806909 isoform X6, with protein sequence MDNITIFGQVQFLQERNVNVVIRDERDLNAIRIREAKAKEKEKAISSGKGKKKVHHVDWMEKYMELKRRNTTVLLRWGCNKIIVHVPHWGYIQVDTKIFWKVMRRKFGQTHV encoded by the exons ATGGACAATATcactatttttggtcaa gttcaatttcttcaagaaaGAAACGTTAATGTTGTTATTCGCGATGAGCGTGACCTTAATGCTATTCGCATTCGTGAG gcaaaggcaaaggaaaaagaaaaggctatcTCTTCtggcaaaggaaagaaaaaagtacaTCATGTG GATTGGATGGAAAAATATATGGAGCTTAAAAGGAGAAATACAACTGTCTTGCTTCGATGGGGATGTAATAAg ATTATTGTGCATGTTCCTCATTGGGGATACATACAAGTTGATACGAAGATTTTTTGGAAAGTAATGAGGAGGAAGTTCGGGCAAACACATGTTTAA
- the LOC127806909 gene encoding uncharacterized protein LOC127806909 isoform X5, translating to MVEVQQLWTISLFLVKRMETYTEPFNFFKKETLMLLFAMSVTLMLFAFVRQRQRKKKRLSLLAKERKKYIMWIGWKNIWSLKGEIQLSCFDGDVIRLLCMFLIGDTYKLIRRFFGK from the exons atg GTTGAAGTACAACAGTTATGGACAATATcactatttttggtcaa GAGGATGGAGACTTACACTGAACC gttcaatttcttcaagaaaGAAACGTTAATGTTGTTATTCGCGATGAGCGTGACCTTAATGCTATTCGCATTCGTGAG gcaaaggcaaaggaaaaagaaaaggctatcTCTTCtggcaaaggaaagaaaaaagtacaTCATGTG GATTGGATGGAAAAATATATGGAGCTTAAAAGGAGAAATACAACTGTCTTGCTTCGATGGGGATGTAATAAg ATTATTGTGCATGTTCCTCATTGGGGATACATACAAGTTGATACGAAGATTTTTTGGAAAGTAA
- the LOC127806909 gene encoding uncharacterized protein LOC127806909 isoform X1, with protein MPMSTSIDVRVHKDSYRHYLGKMDVLCPYCSALHWMDEKLTKSSMKRPLFGTCCLEGKVRLPLLITPPPPLQALYDGNNDQSKSFRSYTRVYNAANAFTSLGATLDPRVLSGKGPTSFTIHGELRHRTGSLQPQPGQDASYAQLYIYDPDSALEIRNRRNPILRRDVLKTIQDNLLQVNAFVDKFRQAHVILHQLDSAGHNIPAHLHYNSRTDRRRYNLPTADEIAIVIPGDGTEASGMRDIILHFRGNNELMQINECHPAYFPLHYVLLFPYGELGWEPELKLWNVQYDRPSTDRLTQMDFYSYRLFERSTEYSTILRGGKLFQEFLVDAWAATEQNRLTYYKLNQGKLRAELYQELSDMDPDYVRPGQIGQRFVLPSSFTGSPRHMFEIFQDSMAITRYNQHPDIFLTMTANPNWPEITSALFPHQKPIDRPDLIARVFELKRKCLMKVIETNKVFGNKVAHVFTIEFKKRGLPHMHALLFLKGLDKIRTCAQVDKLVSAEFPDPKDDPMLFETIKCCMVHGPCGARNPQAPCMENGRCTKRYPRVFTETTTMDQDGYPIYRRRNNGQVHTVRGQEVDNRDVVPYNAYLFKLFNCHINVEVCAGMRCVKYIHKYIYKGYDRTTMVLGMINEIQQYLDARYIGPPEAAWRIFGHPLHAEMPTVVRLALHLPGMHRVVFNPEESLETIQSRVGQQMSTLTGFFAYCAGSEDECPFTYQEFPQHYVWLKSEKRWKSRERGYAIGRMYFASPNCGERFYLRLLLTVVKGPKSFQSLRTVDNVVHDTFKLACVARGLLEDDEEWIQCLKGCSYENWISIEEIV; from the coding sequence ATGCCTATGAGTACATCAATTGACGTCCGAGTACACAAAGATTCTTACCGTCATTATCTTGGCAAGATGGATGTATTATGTCCTTATTGTTCAGCCTTACattggatggatgaaaaattgacaaaatcatcTATGAAGCGCCCCTTATTCGGAACTTGCTGTTTAGAAGGAAAGGTTAGGCTACCTTTACTTATTACACCCCCTCCACCACTTCAGGCGTTGTATGATGGGAATAATGATCAATCAAAATCATTTCGAAGTTATACTCGAGTGTACAACGCAGCCAATGCTTTTACGAGTCTTGGTGCTACATTAGATCCTAGAGTACTCAGTGGAAAGGGCCCTACATCATTCACAATTCATGGGGAATTGCGACATCGAACAGGATCGCTACAACCACAACCAGGGCAGGATGCGAGTTATGCTCAACTATATATCTATGACCCTGATTCAGCTTTAGAAATTCGTAATCGTAGAAATCCTATCTTGAGAAGGGATGTTCTCAAAACTATTCAGGATAATTTGTTGCAAGTCAATGCATTTGTAGATAAATTTCGCCAGGCTCATGTCATTTTACATCAATTAGACTCGGCAGGACACAATATACCAGCTCATCTTCATTACAATTCAAGAACTGATCGACGTCGGTATAACCTACCAACTGCAGATGAGATTGCGATTGTAATACCAGGTGATGGAACAGAGGCAAGtggaatgagagatattatcTTACATTTTCGAGGAAATAATGAGttaatgcaaattaatgaaTGTCACCCAGCATATTTTCCATtacattatgttttattatttccatATGGTGAGCTTGGATGGGAACCTGAGCTGAAATTGTGGAATGTTCAGTATGATCGACCTTCAACTGATCGACTTACTCAAATGGATTTTTATAGTTATCGTTTGTTTGAACGATCCACAGagtattcaacaattttgagagGTGGGAAACTATTTCAAGAGTTTTTGGTAGATGCTTGGGCTGCAACTGAGCAAAATCGATTGACATACTACAAGCTTAATCAAGGGAAACTTCGGGCTGAGCTTTACCAAGAGTTGTCGGATATGGATCCAGATTATGTGCGACCTGGTCAAATTGGTCAAAGGTTTGTTTTGCCATCTTCGTTTACTGGTAGTCCTAGacatatgtttgaaatttttcaagattCAATGGCTATCACGCGATACAACCAACACCCAGATATTTTCCTGACCATGACTGCAAATCCCAATTGGCCAGAAATTACTTCAGCATTATTTCCACATCAAAAACCTATTGATCGTCCTGATTTAATTGCCCGTGTTTTTGAGTTgaagagaaaatgtttgatgaaggtgatagaaacaaataaagtgtttggaaataaagttgcacatgtttttacaattgaatttaaaaaacgAGGCCTCCCTCATATGCAtgcacttttatttcttaaaggCCTAGACAAAATTCGGACATGTGCTCAAGTAGATAAATTAGTCTCTGCAGAATTTCCAGACCCAAAAGATGATCCTATGCTTTTTGAAACTATCAAATGTTGTATGGTACATGGACCGTGTGGTGCTCGAAATCCGCAAGCACCATGTATGGAAAATGGTAGATGCACTAAGAGATACCCTCGAGTTTTTACAGAAACAACAACTATGGATCAAGATGGATACCCTATCTATCGTCGTCGCAATAATGGTCAAGTACATACTGTGAGGGGGCAAGAAGTTGATAACAGGGATGTCGTACCATACAATGCATATCTTTTTAAACTTTTCAATTGTCATATAAATGTGGAAGTTTGTGCTGGAATGAGATGTGTCAAGTATATACATAAGTACATTTATAAGGGTTATGATCGTACAACGATGGTGTTGGGAATGATAAATGAGATTCAACAATATCTCGATGCAAGGTATATTGGCCCTCCAGAAGCTGCTTGGCGAATATTTGGTCATCCTTTGCATGCAGAGATGCCAACAGTTGTACGATTGGCACTGCATTTACCTGGAATGCATCGCGTTGTTTTTAACCCAGAAGAATCATTAGAAACGATTCAATCTAGAGTTGGTCAACAAATGTCAACTCTTACTGGCTTCTTTGCATATTGTGCTGGCAGTGAAGATGAATGTCCATTCACTTATCAAGAATTTCCACAACATTATGTTTGGCTCAAGTCTGaaaagagatggaaatcaagagaaagggGATATGCAATTGGTAGAATGTATTTTGCTAGCCctaattgtggtgaaagatTTTATCTACGTTTGTTACTAACCGTTGTTAAAGGACCAAAGTCGTTTCAGTCTTTACGCACGGTCGATAATGTtgtgcatgatacatttaaattagcATGTGTTGCAAGGGGGCttttagaagatgatgaagaatggatACAATGCTTGAAAGGCTGTAGTTATGAAAACTGGATATCAATTGAGGAGATTGTTTAG
- the LOC127806909 gene encoding uncharacterized protein LOC127806909 isoform X3: MAAAMAVQFLQERNVNVVIRDERDLNAIRIREAKAKEKEKAISSGKGKKKVHHVAHNDNVLSKAALAQRARREREKIQKSCSAYQLGQRLRREREKSNECINPRQSSLTPIRRDRTRLEWETITEDSYSAEKRIMVTHHSTHSFSIPITSLAPQRNRIGWKNIWSLKGEIQLSCFDGDVIRLLCMFLIGDTYKLIRRFFGK, from the exons ATGGCCGCAGCCATGGCG gttcaatttcttcaagaaaGAAACGTTAATGTTGTTATTCGCGATGAGCGTGACCTTAATGCTATTCGCATTCGTGAG gcaaaggcaaaggaaaaagaaaaggctatcTCTTCtggcaaaggaaagaaaaaagtacaTCATGTG GCACACAATGATAATGTGTTATCAAAAGCTGCATTGGCCCAGCGTGCACGACGAGAAcgtgaaaaaattcaaaagtcaTGTTCTGCATATCAATTGGGACAACGCTTGCGACGAGAACgagaaaaatcaaatgaatgtattaacccAAGACAATCTTCTTTAACACCAATTCGTCGTGATCGCACTCGCCTGGAGTGGGAAACAATAACTGAAGATTCTTATTCGGCAGAAAAACGAATAATGGTTACCCATCATTCTACACATTCGTTTTCTATACCAATCACATCTTTGGCTCCGCAAAGAAATCG GATTGGATGGAAAAATATATGGAGCTTAAAAGGAGAAATACAACTGTCTTGCTTCGATGGGGATGTAATAAg ATTATTGTGCATGTTCCTCATTGGGGATACATACAAGTTGATACGAAGATTTTTTGGAAAGTAA